ACTGTAAACGTATATGAGTAAAGCTATTCCTACCAGTATTCTTTTCCAAACCTCTtcaaccccccccctccatgtagaATGCTGACACAGGGATCTCTCCGCCTGCCTGCCTTCAGACCCCTACTGGCAACCAAACAGCTGGGGTGTGTAAAGTAAAAAGTTGAGCTTGGGTCTTTTCTTTCAAGCCCCTAATCTCTGTTAAAACTAACGAATTCTAAAAAGGATTTTGATCAATAAATCCATACCTCAACAAAGTCGCTCCCAATCCTTTATACAGTCCTTTTACACCCTCAGTCCTTAGAAGTTCAGTTGCAATCTGCTTAGCCGACAGCTTCTGTGTCACCATTGCCGGCCCAACATTATAAGCCCTTGAAAGTACAGGAATGGTATTCAGATGCTTTGCACTCTGAGAAAGGCTCTGGATCCCAGTAGCAGCTTTCTGACAAGATGCTGAAAAAATCAAAGTCATGCCAAATTAGTACAAAGGGTTTCACTGTACAGATCAaagcaaaaaagacaaaaaataaaaaataaaaaatgcaaagaCAACACTGTTATCTTGATGTTTAACCAGTTGCATTAAAATTCGAAACACAAGTTTTCTGAGATGTAAGATACGTTGGAGCTGTGATTCTGTTGGCGGATCCGTATATCTTATTCTCTGGACATTACGTGGGCTTCTGCCCCCTATTGAGCCATTCTGAGCAGAAGTCCAGCAATAGATTTCTGACGACAAGGGGAAGTCTCTATCTCAGCTTTGCTCCCAAAGTTCTGGGGAAGAAGACTGCTCCTTCATATGCTGACAGCAGCGAAATGTGTTATTGCTTTATTTTGTATGGCGGAGGCCTTTCCCCATGAATTAGATCTTCTCTATATGACAAAATATATACGCTCTATGGAATATCTTCCAGCTACTAGCTATGGAAGCACTGCTAACTTCTTGGTGGCCTGGACTACCTGGGACCAATACACTAACGGACTGATCCACCCCTTTTCCTAATCCATCTATTTTGGTTTTCATATCACTGCTAACCCTTCCCCCATACCTGCCCTTCCTCTTCGGAATGTCTTTTTATATAATGTTACTGAAAAATCCATTTAAATCCATTGCAAAGCAATTTATCACCTTCCCTGTGCAGTGCAGGTCCTGATCGGGAGGAAGGTGACAGAGAGACTCTCTCTTTGGTGTTCTTTGAGTATGTCCCCCATACTGCCCCATCAGACTCTGCATAAGATCATAACTAAAGCATCCAAAGTAGTTTTcttagctttttattttttttatttatttcaagtAAGTTCCTGTAAATGTGGTAGGAAGTATACATACCCAGTCTTCCTGCATCTTGCAACTGAATCTTCAGCATTTCCATAGGAGTGGTTATAATAACCTGACAGGTCCCAGCACCACATCCTGCTAACATTTCTTTGACCAGTGTAAGCTTcttgctaaaaaaaacaaaacaaaaaacaaaacaaaacacacaacatAAATAACATTTCTAATTTACTGTATCGAAAGGACACATCTACCAATGAGCTATTTTATCAGTGTCGTACAGTATCGTATAAAGTATTCACTGTGATGCTATTTTTAGCCTTAGAAAGACAGGTCCAAAGACCTTTAACAGATGGACACAGCGTCCAATTTCCCAGAGTGGAAAAAATCCTAAAGGTAGCTGTCAGTACATACTTTTACAATGTAGGTAATGGTCTGTTTGGTTTTAAGCAAAcgagggagaggaaaaaaaacacgAACATAACAAAAACCAAAACACATTAACGCCCTACACTGCAGGAAGACTGGATTTTTAGGAGAAAAACTGGTGTGATTTATAATCACAGCATAGTAAATGAGAGTTTGATGTCATCCCCACATAGCAGGGGGGAAAGCACTCCATGATAAAAGAAAATGGCCATCATCTGGTAACAAGCATGATATTCTATCAAAACACAAACACTGAAAACAGATCAAATTCTGTAACTACTTACATCTCAATGATTATCATTACCAGCCCACCTAGTACAACAGTTTAGCCAGGTCCCCACTGTGTAATATTTTCAGCAGCAATGAATTTTGTCACCTTTGTAAGATCCTATCAATGATGCTGAATTTATGTAAAGAGAAGTATTTGCCTATCATGAGGGGGCATGAACAGAGTCAAATCTGTGTGACCAATTCTCCATTCACAGCAGCTGTATCACCAGGAATGGTCCCAGAGGATCAGACATTTACGGCACATCCCATGATGACATGATAAGACTCCTATAAGCATGCTATAAAAGAGAGAGCACTTCTGCAGTACCAttattaaaggaaatctgtcaccaaAATTCAGCGGAGGAACAGATTCAAAAGGGTGATCTATCTATCCGAGTTGCTGGGATGGTATGTGCGTTCTGTTGGCAGACTCCTTTTGATCAGGTTTTAGAGTACCTTGGTTGGGAATTAGTCTATTAGTCTATTAGTTTCTAATTGACTTACCCATCTTGGGACAAGTGGTGTCTGAAAAAGTCATTGGCAGCCAATTTGATCGCCTTTTCTGGAGTTACTAGAGTCAAATTCACCGCAGCGCCTATAAAGAAAGCAGCCGTGTTACAAAGAGTAATGTTGAgcacttgtaactttttttttttaaaataatatttataGCATTAACAGatgctacatttaaaaaaaaaacagaatctttgatacactatgtatctggCTTGTCAAATAAcatgtaatagtgtgtgtgtttCATGTCTCAAGCCATCTTCACGTGATAACATTACTAATGTATGTGCAGTGTAAAGTTGGCAAGTATAACTTATAGATTATTTCTGCATGTGCTTCAATTTATATAAGTGTTTCCACAGCTAATGATCTCAATTGTGCTACAGCGAAAGCAAcatctgagggggggggggatcttaAAGTCTACCCTCACAGTGAGTGGTGTTCTAAGAGATCATGTGGTGTTCTCCAACTAGGCTATCATGTGAGTGGTTAACAGTCATTATTTCAGTAAGGTACTCTGGTACAAAACAATGGATGATAGAGGAAGAAAAAGCAAAGACAAGAAATAGACTGCATTAGTGAGAATCCAAGAAACAGGAGAGAATACAACAGAGAAAGAAAAAGGGACCGTGCACAGCTACTTATTTAAAAGAACTTCTGTCAAGACAGTTCATGAATTTTCCAGTAGGGGACAGTAGAATTCAAATCCAACagctagggcaggggtaggcaaccttcagcactccagctgttgtaaaactacagctcccagtaTACATACACGCTCTGttattggaactcccatggaagtgaatagagcatgtcaggagttgtagtttcacagcagctggagtgccaaaggttgctgacccctgacctaGACCATAACTCTCTGTAGTCTAAAAAGGAACTATTATGAATttggtgtgggggaggggagtcgTGGCAAATGGGGAGTGCATTCACTGCGGCAGTCACTCAGTATACAAATAGAGAAGAGACAGTGATGGTCGTCAGAATGCAGGAGAGAATGCagaatgcatttttattttccagCCCTCTCCTACTGCCTGCGTTTAGTTTTAagatcctgggcaacccctttaacacattcCAGACATCTGCCATACATGTACGTCAGATGTCAGAACGTCAAGAGTCTGCCACTTCCCCCAAGTTACATTACAGTGAGCATTATAGAGAAAAACAAGAAGGTTTTGTTATCCATGTAACTTTTGTAAGTTTGAAGAAA
This sequence is a window from Leptodactylus fuscus isolate aLepFus1 chromosome 2, aLepFus1.hap2, whole genome shotgun sequence. Protein-coding genes within it:
- the LOC142194720 gene encoding mitochondrial glutamate carrier 1-like isoform X2, with translation MYSNCAAVNLTLVTPEKAIKLAANDFFRHHLSQDGKKLTLVKEMLAGCGAGTCQVIITTPMEMLKIQLQDAGRLASCQKAATGIQSLSQSAKHLNTIPVLSRAYNVGPAMVTQKLSAKQIATELLRTEGVKGLYKGLGATLLRDVPFSVIYFPLFSHLNKLGMSSPDGKAPFHHSFFAGCIAGSTAAVAVNPCDVIKTRLQSLHKGANEEAYSGIIDCARKIWMKEGPSAFLKGSGCRALVIAPLFGIAQVVYFLGVGEAVVEFAQFRSFTSQ